The sequence ACTGATTCATCACGTTGATAGGTTGATTTTCAACAGGCCTCTCGATTGGAGACTGATTCATCACGTTGATAGGTTGATTTTCAACAGGCCTCTCGATTGGAGACTGATTCATCACGTTGATAGGTTGATTTTCAACAGGCCTCTCGATTGGAGACTGATTCACCACGTTGATAGGTTGATTTTCAACAGGCCTCTCGATTGGAGACTGATTCACCACGTTGATAGGTTGATTTTCAACAGGCCTCTCGATTGGAGACTGATTCACCACGTTGATAGGTTGATTTTCAACAGGCCTCTCGATTGGAGACTGATTCATCACGTTGATAGGTTGATTTTCAACAGGCCTCTCGATTGGAGACTGATTCACCACATTGATAGGTTGATTTTCAACAGGCCTCTCGATTGGAGACAGATTCACCACGTTGATAGGTTGATTTTCAACAGGCCTCTCGATTGGAGACTGATTCATCACGTTGATAGGTTGATTTTCAACATGCCTCTCGATTGGAGACTGATTCACCACGTTAATAGGTTGATTTTCAACATGCCTCTCGATTGGAGACAGATTCACCACGTTGATAGGTTGATTTTCAAC comes from Oncorhynchus gorbuscha isolate QuinsamMale2020 ecotype Even-year linkage group LG24, OgorEven_v1.0, whole genome shotgun sequence and encodes:
- the LOC124012286 gene encoding uncharacterized protein LOC124012286 yields the protein MPLDWRLIHHVDRLIFNRPLDWRLIHHVDRLIFNRPLDWRLIHHVDRLIFNRPLDWRLIHHVDRLIFNRPLDWRLIHHVDRLIFNRPLDWRLIHHVDRLIFNRPLDWRLIHHVDRLIFNRPLDWRLIHHVDRLIFNRPLDWRLIHHVDRLIFNRPLDWRLIHHVDRLIFNRPLDWRLIHHIDRLIFNRPLDWRQIHHVDRLIFNRPLDWRLIHHVDRLIFNMPLDWRLIHHVNRLIFNMPLDWRQIHHVDRLIFNRPLDWKLIHHVDRLIFNRPLNWRLIHHVDRLIFNRPLDWRLIHHVDRLIFNMPLDWRLIHHVNRLIFNMPLDWRQIHHVDRLIFNRPLDWRLIHHVDRLIFIRPLDWRLIHHVDRLIFNRLSIRFTLIG